The Streptomyces aurantiacus genome includes a region encoding these proteins:
- a CDS encoding sensor histidine kinase — translation MSGFLAGLCVAALPLLAAGFWYGRRTARTPSPGGLGTPVEHATFETLHTASLAAPPLRAGLTGETARKSARRLRTLLGTDALCLTDQDTVLAWEGVGEHHREQIMERIGGPLETGRGEAFRLACDEPYCPLRWAVVAPLTVDDRVHGALVACAPRESAVLVRATGEVARWVSVQLELADLDQSRTRLIEAEIKALRAQISPHFIFNSLAVIASFVRTDPERARELLLEFADFTRYSFRRHGDFTTLADELHAIDHYLALVRARFGDRLSVTLQIAPEVLPVTLPFLCLQPLVENAVKHGLEGGTGKVDKSRISITAQDAGAEALVVIEDDGPGMDPGRLSRILAGEAGASGGIGLSNVDDRLRQVYGDDYGLVIETALGAGMKITARLPKYQPGVHSAGPLPRG, via the coding sequence ATGAGTGGATTCCTGGCGGGCCTCTGTGTGGCCGCGCTCCCGCTGCTGGCGGCCGGCTTCTGGTACGGCAGGCGCACCGCGCGCACGCCGAGCCCCGGCGGCCTCGGCACCCCCGTCGAGCACGCCACCTTCGAGACCCTGCACACCGCGTCCCTCGCCGCGCCGCCCCTGCGGGCGGGCCTGACGGGGGAGACGGCCCGCAAGTCCGCGAGACGGCTGCGCACCCTCCTCGGCACCGACGCCCTCTGCCTCACCGACCAGGACACCGTGCTGGCCTGGGAGGGCGTCGGCGAGCACCACCGGGAGCAGATCATGGAGCGGATCGGCGGACCCCTGGAGACCGGCCGAGGTGAGGCCTTCCGCCTCGCGTGCGACGAGCCGTACTGCCCGCTGCGCTGGGCCGTCGTCGCGCCGCTCACCGTCGACGACCGGGTCCACGGGGCGCTCGTCGCCTGCGCGCCCCGCGAGTCCGCCGTGCTCGTCCGGGCCACCGGAGAGGTCGCCCGCTGGGTCTCGGTCCAGCTGGAACTCGCCGACCTCGACCAGTCCCGTACGCGGCTGATCGAGGCCGAGATCAAGGCGCTGCGGGCCCAGATCTCCCCGCACTTCATCTTCAACTCGCTCGCGGTGATCGCCTCGTTCGTGCGCACCGACCCCGAGCGGGCCCGTGAACTCCTGCTGGAGTTCGCCGACTTCACCCGCTACTCGTTCCGCAGACACGGCGACTTCACCACGCTCGCCGACGAACTGCACGCCATCGACCACTACCTGGCGCTGGTCCGGGCCCGCTTCGGGGACCGGCTCTCGGTCACCCTGCAGATCGCCCCCGAGGTGCTGCCGGTGACGCTGCCCTTCCTCTGCCTGCAGCCGCTCGTCGAGAACGCCGTGAAACACGGCCTGGAGGGCGGCACCGGCAAGGTCGACAAGAGCCGCATCAGCATCACCGCGCAGGACGCGGGAGCCGAGGCACTCGTCGTCATCGAGGACGACGGCCCCGGCATGGATCCCGGCCGGCTGAGCCGCATCCTGGCCGGTGAGGCCGGCGCCTCGGGCGGCATCGGGCTGTCGAACGTCGACGACCGCCTGCGGCAGGTGTACGGCGACGACTACGGCCTCGTCATCGAGACCGCGCTGGGCGCGGGCATGAAGATCACCGCCCGGCTGCCGAAGTACCAGCCGGGTGTGCACTCGGCGGGACCGCTGCCCCGCGGTTGA
- a CDS encoding serine/threonine-protein kinase, producing MSSGSPQPGVGRVIGGRYLLLNQLGSGGMGHVWLAHDQRLACEVALKEIVFRDPGESGRDRSARVARARAEARHAAGLRGHPHVVTVHDVLEHEGLPWIVMEYVSGALDLGALITLRGALAPAECARIGLAVLDALTAGHERGVMHRDVKPANILLAPDRAGSPYARVLLTDYGISVQPDGGETRYTLTSALVGTAGYLAPERTRGGPPTAAADLFSLGCTLYCAVEGHGPFDRESGLAALTAVVLEEPRPMLRAGALGPLLAAMLVKDPVHRITSEETAAALSAILAPRSRPRTLLDPGSESPWAGGATHTAPPRDRPVPEAPQSHGSGSQWYAPSAGQESSSAPPRVGSPGTWPPAQEPSAAGPPGPPDPWTAGQGYGPPPAVTGRRRRRRNRALRAVLAGALGVALAGGGTWYAMAYLPGNGDAEPYGQAVGLTEPLRDGDCVATRWPGTPFTGDPGLKVVKCLSDDTYGQVMAVFEVGSAEEARSGGAAGCEQRTEEIRNKLADARSYAVVPTDEGFEAAGRRVACLLLDARGKPLFGPVGDHRPPGMVFRDTATMQKRDCLDRVSDTGAELVPCAGPHQEQVLDFHRMSPDTTLAEAGREATAACRKDVPPGDYGYDPNVYTGASWVGESAWNSGTHFVVCTAIRKDGGTMGRDEP from the coding sequence ATGTCATCAGGATCACCACAGCCGGGAGTCGGCCGCGTCATCGGCGGCCGCTATCTCCTGCTGAACCAGCTGGGCAGTGGCGGCATGGGCCACGTCTGGCTCGCCCACGACCAGCGGCTGGCCTGCGAGGTCGCGCTGAAGGAGATCGTGTTCCGCGACCCGGGAGAGTCGGGCCGGGACCGTTCGGCCAGAGTCGCCCGGGCCCGCGCGGAGGCCCGGCACGCCGCGGGCCTGCGCGGTCACCCGCACGTCGTGACCGTGCACGACGTCCTGGAGCACGAGGGCCTGCCCTGGATCGTGATGGAGTACGTGTCCGGGGCACTGGATCTCGGTGCGCTGATCACCCTGCGCGGGGCCCTGGCGCCCGCCGAGTGCGCCCGGATCGGGCTCGCCGTGCTGGACGCCCTGACCGCCGGGCACGAGCGCGGTGTCATGCACCGGGACGTGAAGCCCGCCAACATCCTCCTCGCCCCGGACCGCGCGGGGTCGCCGTACGCCCGGGTGCTGCTCACCGACTACGGCATCTCCGTGCAGCCCGACGGCGGTGAGACCCGGTACACCCTGACCTCCGCCCTGGTGGGCACCGCCGGATATCTGGCACCCGAGCGGACCCGGGGCGGGCCGCCCACCGCGGCCGCCGACCTGTTCTCGCTGGGCTGCACGCTGTACTGCGCCGTCGAGGGACACGGCCCCTTCGACCGCGAGTCGGGGCTCGCGGCGCTCACCGCCGTCGTCCTGGAGGAGCCGCGGCCCATGCTGCGAGCGGGCGCGCTCGGGCCGCTCCTCGCGGCCATGCTCGTCAAGGACCCGGTCCACCGGATCACCTCCGAGGAGACCGCGGCCGCGCTGTCCGCGATCCTGGCGCCCCGGTCGCGTCCCCGGACCCTGCTCGACCCGGGCTCGGAGTCGCCGTGGGCGGGCGGGGCCACCCATACGGCCCCTCCCCGCGACCGACCGGTGCCCGAGGCCCCGCAGAGCCACGGGAGCGGCTCGCAGTGGTACGCGCCGTCCGCCGGGCAGGAGTCGTCCTCGGCGCCGCCCCGGGTGGGGAGCCCCGGCACCTGGCCGCCCGCGCAGGAGCCCTCCGCCGCAGGGCCTCCGGGCCCTCCGGACCCGTGGACCGCCGGGCAGGGGTACGGCCCTCCCCCGGCGGTCACCGGCCGGCGCCGCCGCAGGCGCAACCGCGCCCTCCGGGCCGTCCTGGCCGGCGCGCTCGGCGTGGCTCTCGCGGGCGGCGGCACCTGGTACGCCATGGCGTACCTGCCGGGGAACGGCGACGCCGAGCCGTACGGGCAGGCCGTCGGGCTCACCGAGCCGCTCAGGGACGGCGACTGCGTGGCGACGCGGTGGCCCGGCACTCCCTTCACGGGGGACCCGGGGCTGAAGGTCGTGAAGTGCCTCAGCGACGACACGTACGGGCAGGTGATGGCCGTGTTCGAGGTGGGATCCGCGGAGGAGGCGCGCTCGGGCGGCGCCGCCGGGTGCGAGCAGCGCACCGAGGAGATTCGCAACAAGCTCGCGGATGCCCGCTCCTACGCCGTCGTACCGACCGACGAGGGCTTCGAGGCGGCCGGGCGCCGCGTGGCCTGTCTGCTGCTCGACGCACGCGGCAAGCCGCTGTTCGGTCCCGTCGGGGACCATCGTCCGCCGGGCATGGTGTTCAGGGACACGGCCACCATGCAGAAACGGGACTGCCTCGACCGGGTGTCCGACACCGGCGCCGAGCTGGTTCCGTGTGCGGGCCCGCATCAGGAGCAGGTGCTCGACTTCCACCGGATGAGCCCGGACACCACCCTCGCCGAGGCCGGGCGGGAGGCGACCGCGGCCTGCCGGAAGGACGTACCGCCGGGCGACTACGGCTACGACCCGAACGTCTACACGGGCGCGTCCTGGGTGGGCGAGAGCGCCTGGAACTCCGGCACACATTTCGTGGTCTGCACTGCAATTCGCAAAGACGGGGGCACCATGGGTAGGGACGAACCATGA
- a CDS encoding DUF6777 domain-containing protein, whose amino-acid sequence MTIHACLLRTGKSVVRRLSVLLAAVLILSGCAEQRLFAVKAVAAGIPSLAPFFEEDGSLGRDKRNVRPEQPHSGLQQGNTPGLYGGTRHQRVCDVDRLKDFLTDPRNEQKAREWARIVDITPGRIEGYVDSLTAVLLRHDTLVKNHDYKKGSAVPYDALLEAGIAVLVNDRGLPAVKCSCGNPLRAFDRDPGRISVEFQGGNEKWDGYEKSDVVTVKPSPRPLERIALLDVEDRDRAITRPVGTTGEQDSIFDATKRRAVPPVVGTTFDEAGQALAEVGLAVTYAGDGLPPGDAPVTGVTPGPGTPLAFGKAVALSVDPASRSGGGATPSSPSGTKSPPGTRTPSGTESAPGKGTPSDKETGPGSGTPTGTGPAPGGGTPSGQGSTPGGGTASGTESSPDDGTPAETASKPAPKPPPSPDPPPTAVSSTPPTAGPTSAAPTSTGPAPVEPTRGDPASGEPATPGAPDTGASGIEASDTGEAAQSPAQAHTEQNPGVTGCHQDHHSRESAASSAAAISC is encoded by the coding sequence ATGACAATTCACGCATGCTTGTTGCGGACCGGAAAATCCGTGGTCCGAAGGCTTTCCGTTCTGCTGGCCGCTGTGTTGATCCTCAGCGGATGCGCCGAACAACGCCTGTTCGCGGTGAAGGCCGTCGCGGCCGGAATACCGTCACTCGCACCTTTTTTCGAAGAGGACGGATCGCTGGGCAGGGACAAGAGGAATGTCAGGCCGGAGCAACCGCACAGCGGCCTCCAGCAGGGCAACACCCCTGGTCTGTACGGGGGCACGCGCCATCAGCGGGTCTGTGACGTCGACCGGCTCAAGGATTTCCTCACGGATCCCAGGAACGAACAAAAGGCCCGGGAATGGGCGCGGATCGTGGACATAACACCTGGTCGGATCGAGGGGTACGTGGACAGCCTCACAGCGGTCCTGCTGCGTCACGACACCCTCGTGAAGAACCACGACTACAAGAAGGGCAGCGCGGTCCCCTACGACGCATTGCTGGAGGCGGGAATCGCGGTATTGGTGAACGACCGGGGGCTTCCCGCCGTGAAGTGCTCCTGCGGAAATCCCTTGCGGGCCTTCGACAGGGACCCCGGGCGGATCTCGGTCGAGTTCCAGGGCGGCAACGAGAAGTGGGACGGCTACGAGAAGTCGGACGTGGTGACCGTCAAGCCCTCGCCGCGGCCGCTGGAGCGGATCGCCCTGCTGGACGTGGAGGACCGCGACAGGGCCATCACCCGGCCTGTCGGCACCACGGGCGAGCAGGACAGCATCTTCGACGCGACGAAGCGGCGCGCGGTGCCGCCCGTGGTGGGGACGACCTTCGACGAGGCCGGCCAGGCGCTCGCCGAGGTGGGCCTGGCCGTGACGTATGCCGGAGACGGGCTCCCTCCGGGTGACGCGCCGGTGACCGGAGTCACTCCCGGGCCGGGGACGCCTCTGGCGTTCGGGAAGGCCGTGGCGCTGAGCGTGGATCCGGCCTCTCGGTCCGGTGGAGGGGCCACGCCCTCGTCGCCGTCCGGGACGAAGTCGCCTCCGGGCACCCGGACGCCGTCCGGGACGGAGTCCGCCCCCGGCAAGGGGACGCCGTCGGACAAGGAGACCGGGCCCGGAAGCGGCACACCGACGGGGACCGGGCCGGCACCCGGCGGCGGGACACCGTCCGGGCAGGGGTCGACGCCCGGCGGCGGGACCGCGTCCGGGACGGAGTCCTCGCCCGACGACGGGACACCTGCCGAGACCGCGTCGAAACCGGCCCCGAAGCCGCCGCCGTCCCCGGACCCGCCGCCCACGGCCGTGTCGAGCACGCCGCCCACGGCCGGTCCCACGTCCGCCGCCCCGACGTCCACCGGCCCCGCACCGGTGGAGCCCACCCGCGGCGACCCGGCCTCGGGGGAACCCGCCACGCCCGGCGCGCCGGACACCGGCGCATCCGGCATCGAGGCGTCGGACACCGGCGAGGCGGCCCAGAGCCCGGCCCAGGCCCATACGGAGCAGAACCCGGGAGTGACCGGATGTCATCAGGATCACCACAGCCGGGAGTCGGCCGCGTCATCGGCGGCCGCTATCTCCTGCTGA
- a CDS encoding cytochrome c oxidase assembly protein, which yields MDHSGHGMTMDLPPFTLGRGLQWSPDPFFLVACLLGLALYGWGVVRLVRRGDAWPAGRTVAFVVGVLSVMLVLCTKLNDYGMVMFSVHMVQHMVISMLSPILILLGAPITLALRALPTAGRGRKGPRELLLMLLHSRFMRVVTHPAFTIPLFIASLYGLYFTPIFDSLMGSTAGHTAMMCHFLAVGMVFFWPIMGVDPGPHRPGYLMRMLELFAGMPFHAFFGIALMMASEPMVETYRNPSTSLGIDALADQTAAGGIAWAFSEIPSVLVLLALLFQWHRSEERQARRSDRAADRDGDKELEAYNAYLASLNARGN from the coding sequence ATGGATCACAGCGGGCACGGCATGACGATGGATCTGCCGCCGTTCACGCTGGGCCGGGGACTTCAGTGGTCCCCCGACCCGTTCTTCCTCGTCGCCTGCCTCCTGGGGCTCGCACTGTACGGGTGGGGTGTGGTGCGGCTGGTGCGGCGCGGTGACGCGTGGCCGGCCGGGCGGACCGTGGCGTTCGTCGTCGGTGTCCTGAGCGTGATGCTCGTGCTCTGCACCAAGCTGAACGACTACGGCATGGTCATGTTCAGCGTGCACATGGTGCAGCACATGGTGATCAGCATGCTGTCGCCGATCCTGATCCTGCTCGGCGCCCCGATCACACTCGCGCTGCGCGCGCTGCCGACCGCCGGGCGCGGCCGCAAGGGACCGCGCGAGCTGCTCCTGATGCTGCTGCACAGCAGGTTCATGCGGGTCGTCACCCACCCGGCGTTCACGATCCCGCTGTTCATCGCGAGCCTTTACGGGCTGTACTTCACGCCGATCTTCGACTCCCTGATGGGATCCACGGCCGGCCACACCGCGATGATGTGCCACTTCCTCGCCGTCGGCATGGTGTTCTTCTGGCCGATCATGGGCGTCGATCCCGGTCCGCACCGGCCCGGCTATCTGATGCGGATGCTGGAGCTGTTCGCCGGCATGCCGTTCCACGCGTTCTTCGGCATCGCACTGATGATGGCGTCCGAGCCGATGGTCGAGACGTACAGGAATCCGTCCACCTCCCTGGGCATCGACGCCCTCGCCGACCAGACCGCGGCGGGCGGCATCGCCTGGGCGTTCAGCGAGATCCCGTCCGTGCTCGTGCTGCTCGCGCTGCTGTTCCAGTGGCACCGCTCCGAGGAGCGGCAGGCGCGGCGGTCGGACCGGGCCGCCGACCGTGACGGCGACAAGGAACTCGAGGCGTACAACGCCTATCTGGCCTCACTCAACGCACGCGGTAACTGA
- a CDS encoding 6-phosphofructokinase, whose amino-acid sequence MRIGVLTSGGDCPGLNAVIRSVVHRAVVDHGDEVIGFRDGWKGLLECDYLKLDLDAVSGILARGGTMLGSSRVQPAHLRDGVERARGHVEELGLDAIIPIGGEGTLKAARLLSDSGLPIVGVPKTIDNDIAVTDVTFGFDTAVGVATEALDRLKTTAESHQRVLIVEVMGRHTGWIALHSGMAAGAHAIVVPERPFDIEELATKVGERFSAGKKFAIVVAAEGAKPREGTMSYDEGRKDVYGHERFAGIARQLSIELEERLGKEARPVILGHVQRGGTPTAYDRVLATRFGWHAVEAVHRGEFGKMTALRGTDIVMVSLAEAVETLKTVPDERYAEAECVL is encoded by the coding sequence ATGCGCATTGGTGTCCTCACGTCCGGCGGCGACTGCCCCGGCCTGAACGCCGTCATCCGGTCCGTCGTACACCGCGCCGTCGTCGACCACGGCGACGAGGTCATCGGCTTCCGGGACGGCTGGAAAGGCCTCTTGGAGTGCGACTACCTCAAGCTCGACCTGGACGCCGTGAGCGGCATCCTGGCTCGCGGCGGCACCATGCTCGGCTCCTCCCGGGTCCAGCCCGCGCATCTGCGTGACGGTGTGGAGCGGGCCAGGGGGCACGTCGAGGAGCTCGGGCTCGACGCGATCATCCCGATCGGCGGAGAGGGCACGCTCAAGGCGGCCCGCCTCCTGTCGGACAGCGGCCTGCCGATCGTCGGCGTGCCGAAGACCATCGACAACGACATCGCGGTCACGGACGTCACCTTCGGCTTCGACACGGCCGTGGGCGTCGCCACCGAGGCTCTGGACCGGCTGAAGACCACCGCCGAGTCCCACCAGCGGGTCCTGATCGTCGAGGTCATGGGTCGCCACACCGGCTGGATCGCGCTGCACTCCGGCATGGCCGCGGGCGCCCACGCGATCGTCGTCCCGGAACGACCCTTCGACATCGAGGAGTTGGCCACCAAGGTCGGCGAGCGCTTCTCGGCGGGCAAGAAGTTCGCCATCGTCGTCGCCGCGGAGGGCGCGAAGCCCCGCGAGGGCACGATGAGTTACGACGAGGGCCGCAAGGACGTCTACGGCCACGAGCGCTTCGCGGGCATCGCGCGGCAGCTCTCGATCGAGCTGGAGGAGCGCCTCGGCAAGGAGGCCCGTCCGGTGATCCTCGGACACGTCCAGCGCGGGGGCACGCCCACCGCGTACGACCGTGTGCTCGCGACGCGGTTCGGGTGGCACGCCGTGGAGGCCGTGCACCGGGGCGAGTTCGGCAAGATGACCGCGCTGCGTGGGACGGACATCGTGATGGTGTCGCTGGCCGAGGCGGTCGAGACGCTCAAGACCGTTCCGGACGAGCGGTACGCCGAGGCGGAGTGCGTGCTCTGA
- a CDS encoding type 1 glutamine amidotransferase yields MSDNSLRLVWIYPDLLSTYGDQGNALVVERRARQRGLDVARLDVRSDQPIPTSGDIYLIGGGEDRPQRLAAERLRRDGGLERAVGNGAIVFSVCAGYQILGHEFINDLGQREPGLGLLDVVSTRGEGERCVGDVFGDIDARLGLPPLTGFENHQGVTHLGPTARPFANVRLGKGNGTGDGTEGAYNDTVFGTYMHGPVLARNPLIGDLLLKLALDVNALPPIDDRWYEALRSERIAAAQQPA; encoded by the coding sequence ATGAGTGACAACAGCCTGCGGCTGGTGTGGATCTACCCGGACCTGCTGAGCACGTACGGCGACCAGGGCAACGCGCTCGTCGTCGAGCGCCGGGCCCGCCAGCGCGGGCTGGACGTGGCCCGTCTCGACGTGCGCAGCGACCAGCCGATCCCCACCTCCGGTGACATCTACCTCATCGGTGGCGGCGAGGACCGGCCGCAGCGGCTCGCGGCCGAGCGGCTGCGCCGCGACGGCGGTCTGGAACGCGCGGTCGGCAACGGCGCGATCGTCTTCTCGGTGTGCGCCGGCTACCAGATCCTCGGCCACGAGTTCATCAACGACCTGGGCCAGCGCGAGCCGGGCCTCGGTCTGCTCGACGTCGTCTCCACCCGCGGCGAGGGCGAGCGGTGCGTCGGTGACGTGTTCGGCGACATCGACGCGCGCCTGGGCCTGCCTCCGCTGACCGGCTTCGAGAACCACCAGGGCGTCACGCACCTCGGTCCCACCGCCCGCCCCTTCGCGAACGTGCGGCTCGGCAAGGGCAACGGCACGGGCGACGGGACGGAGGGCGCGTACAACGACACGGTCTTCGGCACGTACATGCACGGTCCCGTGCTGGCCCGGAACCCGCTGATCGGTGATCTGCTGCTCAAGCTGGCACTGGACGTCAACGCCCTGCCGCCGATCGACGACCGGTGGTACGAGGCGCTGCGCTCCGAGCGTATCGCCGCTGCTCAGCAGCCTGCCTGA
- a CDS encoding MurT ligase domain-containing protein, with the protein MAGNSDPLSPRAKLAVTAGKAVAAASRAAGRGSGSVIGGRVALKLDPDLLARLAQHLDVILVSATNGKTTTTRLIAEALRAAGPVVSNALGANMPAGITSALAGGSDSRFAVIEVDEKYLSGVARDTDPKCIALLNLSRDQLDRAAETRMMAEHWREGLAGSKAVVVANADDPLVVWAASSSPNVVWVAAGQMWKDDAWSCPSCGGVMQRPGDDWFCSDCGFRRPTPSWALSGDHVLDPHGSAWPIHLQLPGRANKANAASSAAVAAVFGVPPQVALERMYQVQAVAGRYDVVQFMQRDLRLLLAKNPAGWLETFSLIDPPPTPVILSVNARGADGTDTSWLWDVDYTRLTGHPIFVLGDRKLDLAVRLEVANQQFQVCETLDQAVQTAPPGRIEVIANYTAFQDLRRRVGN; encoded by the coding sequence ATGGCAGGCAACTCGGACCCGCTGTCGCCGCGGGCCAAGCTGGCCGTGACGGCGGGCAAGGCGGTCGCAGCGGCGTCCCGCGCCGCGGGCCGCGGCAGCGGATCGGTGATCGGCGGCCGGGTGGCGCTCAAACTCGACCCCGACCTGCTGGCCCGGCTCGCACAGCACCTGGACGTCATCCTGGTGTCGGCCACGAACGGCAAGACGACCACCACACGGCTGATCGCCGAGGCGCTGCGCGCCGCGGGGCCCGTCGTCTCGAACGCGCTGGGCGCGAACATGCCCGCCGGCATCACCTCGGCGCTGGCCGGCGGCTCGGACTCGCGGTTCGCCGTGATCGAGGTCGACGAGAAGTACCTCTCCGGGGTGGCGCGCGACACGGATCCCAAGTGCATCGCCCTGCTCAACCTCTCCCGCGACCAGCTGGACCGCGCCGCGGAGACCCGCATGATGGCCGAGCACTGGCGCGAGGGCCTGGCCGGGTCCAAGGCCGTCGTGGTCGCCAACGCCGACGACCCGCTCGTCGTGTGGGCGGCGTCCTCCTCACCGAACGTGGTGTGGGTGGCCGCCGGCCAGATGTGGAAGGACGACGCCTGGTCCTGCCCGTCCTGCGGCGGTGTGATGCAGCGCCCCGGCGACGACTGGTTCTGCAGCGATTGCGGTTTCCGCCGCCCCACGCCGAGCTGGGCGCTCTCCGGTGACCACGTCCTCGACCCGCACGGTTCGGCCTGGCCGATCCACCTCCAGCTGCCGGGCCGCGCCAACAAGGCCAACGCTGCCTCGTCGGCCGCCGTCGCCGCCGTCTTCGGCGTACCGCCGCAGGTAGCCCTGGAACGCATGTACCAGGTGCAGGCCGTGGCCGGACGCTACGACGTCGTGCAGTTCATGCAGCGCGACCTGCGCCTGCTGCTCGCCAAGAACCCGGCGGGCTGGCTGGAGACGTTCTCCCTGATCGACCCGCCGCCGACCCCGGTGATCCTGTCCGTGAACGCGCGCGGGGCCGACGGCACCGACACCTCCTGGCTGTGGGACGTCGACTACACCCGGCTCACCGGCCACCCGATCTTCGTGCTCGGCGACCGGAAGCTGGACCTGGCCGTCCGCCTGGAGGTTGCGAACCAGCAGTTCCAGGTCTGCGAGACCCTCGACCAAGCCGTGCAGACGGCACCGCCGGGACGCATCGAGGTCATCGCGAACTACACCGCTTTCCAGGACCTGCGGCGTCGTGTCGGCAACTGA
- the def gene encoding peptide deformylase, giving the protein MRHGSIPGARGRVLPLSLLGDPVLRTRCEEVTEFGPQLARLVENMFSTMYAAEGVGLAANQVGESLRVFVYDCPDDEDRRHVGHMVNPRLVAVDGLVLRGPEGCLSLPGLEAGTERYDHAVVEGVTMDGEPVRVHGTGWFARCLQHECDHLDGGLYVDRVRGWRHRRVMWQAGRATWSR; this is encoded by the coding sequence ATGCGACACGGCTCGATCCCGGGCGCCCGAGGGCGCGTCCTTCCTCTGTCTTTGCTCGGCGACCCCGTGTTGCGCACACGGTGTGAAGAAGTCACGGAGTTCGGTCCCCAACTGGCGCGGCTCGTCGAGAACATGTTCTCGACGATGTACGCGGCGGAGGGGGTCGGGCTGGCCGCGAACCAAGTGGGCGAGTCGTTGCGGGTCTTCGTATACGACTGCCCCGACGACGAAGACCGACGACATGTGGGACACATGGTGAACCCGCGGCTCGTGGCGGTGGACGGGTTGGTGCTGCGCGGGCCCGAGGGGTGCCTGTCGCTGCCCGGCCTGGAGGCGGGCACCGAGCGGTACGACCATGCCGTGGTGGAGGGCGTCACCATGGACGGTGAGCCGGTGCGGGTGCACGGCACCGGGTGGTTCGCCCGGTGCCTTCAGCACGAGTGCGACCACCTCGACGGTGGGTTGTACGTGGACCGCGTTCGCGGATGGCGCCACCGGCGGGTGATGTGGCAGGCGGGGCGGGCCACTTGGAGTCGTTGA
- a CDS encoding TetR family transcriptional regulator — protein MDTTQRTEQQRSADRRRRELLEAADRVVLRDGPGASMNAIAAEAGITKPILYRHFGDKGGLYAALAKRHTDALLGALRAALDAPAERRQRVEATLDTYLAAIEARPQVYRFLMHPSEGGPQSDQGFAVGLSAPLLRRMGEELAEVIEERVDLGPDSQQLARVWGHGIVGMMHAAGDWWLGERPCARAELVRALADLLWGRLAAAGDRVGGPGF, from the coding sequence ATGGACACCACACAGCGGACCGAGCAGCAGAGGTCCGCCGACCGCCGACGGCGCGAGCTGCTGGAGGCCGCCGACCGGGTGGTGCTCCGCGACGGCCCGGGCGCCTCGATGAACGCCATCGCGGCGGAGGCGGGCATCACCAAACCGATCCTGTACCGCCACTTCGGCGACAAGGGCGGACTCTACGCTGCCCTCGCCAAGCGTCACACCGACGCCCTCCTCGGAGCGCTGCGCGCCGCGCTCGACGCCCCCGCCGAGCGCCGGCAGCGCGTGGAGGCCACGCTCGACACCTACCTCGCGGCGATCGAGGCACGCCCTCAGGTGTACCGCTTCCTGATGCATCCGTCGGAGGGCGGCCCGCAGAGCGACCAGGGCTTCGCCGTGGGGCTCTCCGCTCCCCTGCTGCGCCGGATGGGCGAGGAGCTCGCCGAGGTCATCGAGGAGCGCGTCGATCTCGGCCCGGACAGCCAGCAGTTGGCCCGCGTCTGGGGCCACGGCATCGTCGGCATGATGCACGCGGCGGGCGACTGGTGGCTCGGCGAACGCCCCTGCGCCCGAGCCGAGTTGGTCCGAGCCCTGGCCGACCTCCTCTGGGGCAGGCTGGCCGCGGCGGGCGACAGGGTCGGCGGCCCCGGCTTCTAG